From a single Athene noctua chromosome 2, bAthNoc1.hap1.1, whole genome shotgun sequence genomic region:
- the CREM gene encoding cAMP-responsive element modulator isoform X6: protein MTMEMVVSQQDDSAVDSVPERDTGLLQNQPGQSQISPGSEVSVAASSAGRGSPAVSLVHLPSDQTVHVQGVLQAIHPSVIQSPHMQDVQVASIADESAESEGITDSQKRREILSRRPSYRKILNELSSDAAVVPKIEEEEKSEDEGVPLGISAMPMPTSLYHTNTGQYSATGDMPAYQIRTPTTTLPQGVVMATSPGTLHSPQQLTEEATRKRELRLMKNREAARECRRKKKEYVKCLENRVAVLENQNKTLIEELKALKDLYCHKAE, encoded by the exons ATGACCATGGAAATGGTTGTATCACAACAGGATGACAGTGCAGTGGATTCTGTGCCAGAGAGAGATACTGGTCTCCTTCAGAATCAGCCAGGCCAAAGTCAGATTTCCCCAGGATCTGAG GTTTCTGTAGCTGCATCAAGTGCTGGAAGAGGATCTCCAGCTGTATCTCTAGTGCATTTGCCTTCTGATCAAACTGTTCATGTCCAGGGTGTCCTTCAAGCCATACACCCCTCAGTCATTCAGTCACCACACATGCAAGATGTTCAG GTAGCATCGATTGCAGATGAATCTGCAGAATCAGAAGGGATAACTGATTCTCAGAAACGTAGGGAAATACTTTCAAGAAGGCCTTCATACCG AAAAATTTTGAATGAACTCTCATCGGATGCTGCTGTAGTACCAAAGattgaagaagaagaaaagtcagAAGATGAAGGAGTGCCTTTGGGAATTTCTGCAATGCCCATGCCAACCAGCCTGTATCATACTAACACAGGACAATACT CTGCCACTGGAGACATGCCAGCTTACCAGATTCGAACCCCAACTACTACCTTACCTCAGGGAGTGGTAATGGCAACCTCACCAGGGACTTTGCATAGCCCTCAGCAATTGACAGAAGAGGCAACACGCAAGAGAGAGCTGAGACTGATGAAAAATAG GGAAGCTGCCAGAGAATGTcgcagaaagaagaaagaatatgtCAAATGTCTTGAAAATCGTGTGGCTGTGCttgaaaaccaaaacaagactCTCATTGAGGAACTCAAGGCCCTCAAAGATCTTTATTGTCATAAGGCAGAATAA
- the CREM gene encoding cAMP-responsive element modulator isoform X5 → MTMEMVVSQQDDSAVDSVPERDTGLLQNQPGQSQISPGSEVASIADESAESEGITDSQKRREILSRRPSYRKILNELSSDAAVVPKIEEEEKSEDEGVPLGISAMPMPTSLYHTNTGQYFTITQGGTIQISNPASDGVHGLQTVTMTNSGAPHTGATIVQYAGQSPDGAQQFFVPRSQVVVQAATGDMPAYQIRTPTTTLPQGVVMATSPGTLHSPQQLTEEATRKRELRLMKNREAAKECRRRKKEYIKCLERRVAVLEVQNKKLIEELETLKDISSSKTD, encoded by the exons ATGACCATGGAAATGGTTGTATCACAACAGGATGACAGTGCAGTGGATTCTGTGCCAGAGAGAGATACTGGTCTCCTTCAGAATCAGCCAGGCCAAAGTCAGATTTCCCCAGGATCTGAG GTAGCATCGATTGCAGATGAATCTGCAGAATCAGAAGGGATAACTGATTCTCAGAAACGTAGGGAAATACTTTCAAGAAGGCCTTCATACCG AAAAATTTTGAATGAACTCTCATCGGATGCTGCTGTAGTACCAAAGattgaagaagaagaaaagtcagAAGATGAAGGAGTGCCTTTGGGAATTTCTGCAATGCCCATGCCAACCAGCCTGTATCATACTAACACAGGACAATACT TTACTATAACTCAGGGTGGTACAATCCAGATTTCTAATCCAGCCTCTGATGGTGTCCATGGACTACAGACAGTAACAATGACAAATTCAGGAGCTCCTCACACAGGTGCTACCATTGTTCAATATGCAGGACAATCACCTGATGGCGCACAACAGTTTTTTGTTCCCAGAAGCCAAGTTGTTGTTCAAG CTGCCACTGGAGACATGCCAGCTTACCAGATTCGAACCCCAACTACTACCTTACCTCAGGGAGTGGTAATGGCAACCTCACCAGGGACTTTGCATAGCCCTCAGCAATTGACAGAAGAGGCAACACGCAAGAGAGAGCTGAGACTGATGAAAAATAG ggaagctgctaaagAATGTCGACGTCGGAAGAAAGAGTACATAAAATGTCTGGAGAGGCGTGTTGCAGTGCTAGAAGTTCAGAACAAGAAACTTATAGAGGAGCTTGAAACCCTAAAAGACATTTCCTCTTCCAAAACAGattag
- the CREM gene encoding cAMP-responsive element modulator isoform X3 encodes MTMEMVVSQQDDSAVDSVPERDTGLLQNQPGQSQISPGSEVSVAASSAGRGSPAVSLVHLPSDQTVHVQGVLQAIHPSVIQSPHMQDVQVASIADESAESEGITDSQKRREILSRRPSYRKILNELSSDAAVVPKIEEEEKSEDEGVPLGISAMPMPTSLYHTNTGQYFTITQGGTIQISNPASDGVHGLQTVTMTNSGAPHTGATIVQYAGQSPDGAQQFFVPRSQVVVQAATGDMPAYQIRTPTTTLPQGVVMATSPGTLHSPQQLTEEATRKRELRLMKNRS; translated from the exons ATGACCATGGAAATGGTTGTATCACAACAGGATGACAGTGCAGTGGATTCTGTGCCAGAGAGAGATACTGGTCTCCTTCAGAATCAGCCAGGCCAAAGTCAGATTTCCCCAGGATCTGAG GTTTCTGTAGCTGCATCAAGTGCTGGAAGAGGATCTCCAGCTGTATCTCTAGTGCATTTGCCTTCTGATCAAACTGTTCATGTCCAGGGTGTCCTTCAAGCCATACACCCCTCAGTCATTCAGTCACCACACATGCAAGATGTTCAG GTAGCATCGATTGCAGATGAATCTGCAGAATCAGAAGGGATAACTGATTCTCAGAAACGTAGGGAAATACTTTCAAGAAGGCCTTCATACCG AAAAATTTTGAATGAACTCTCATCGGATGCTGCTGTAGTACCAAAGattgaagaagaagaaaagtcagAAGATGAAGGAGTGCCTTTGGGAATTTCTGCAATGCCCATGCCAACCAGCCTGTATCATACTAACACAGGACAATACT TTACTATAACTCAGGGTGGTACAATCCAGATTTCTAATCCAGCCTCTGATGGTGTCCATGGACTACAGACAGTAACAATGACAAATTCAGGAGCTCCTCACACAGGTGCTACCATTGTTCAATATGCAGGACAATCACCTGATGGCGCACAACAGTTTTTTGTTCCCAGAAGCCAAGTTGTTGTTCAAG CTGCCACTGGAGACATGCCAGCTTACCAGATTCGAACCCCAACTACTACCTTACCTCAGGGAGTGGTAATGGCAACCTCACCAGGGACTTTGCATAGCCCTCAGCAATTGACAGAAGAGGCAACACGCAAGAGAGAGCTGAGACTGATGAAAAATAG GTCATGA
- the CREM gene encoding cAMP-responsive element modulator isoform X11, whose amino-acid sequence MPAYQIRTPTTTLPQGVVMATSPGTLHSPQQLTEEATRKRELRLMKNREAARECRRKKKEYVKCLENRVAVLENQNKTLIEELKALKDLYCHKAE is encoded by the exons ATGCCAGCTTACCAGATTCGAACCCCAACTACTACCTTACCTCAGGGAGTGGTAATGGCAACCTCACCAGGGACTTTGCATAGCCCTCAGCAATTGACAGAAGAGGCAACACGCAAGAGAGAGCTGAGACTGATGAAAAATAG GGAAGCTGCCAGAGAATGTcgcagaaagaagaaagaatatgtCAAATGTCTTGAAAATCGTGTGGCTGTGCttgaaaaccaaaacaagactCTCATTGAGGAACTCAAGGCCCTCAAAGATCTTTATTGTCATAAGGCAGAATAA
- the CREM gene encoding cAMP-responsive element modulator isoform X2 gives MTMEMVVSQQDDSAVDSVPERDTGLLQNQPGQSQISPGSEVSVAASSAGRGSPAVSLVHLPSDQTVHVQGVLQAIHPSVIQSPHMQDVQVASIADESAESEGITDSQKRREILSRRPSYRKILNELSSDAAVVPKIEEEEKSEDEGVPLGISAMPMPTSLYHTNTGQYFTITQGGTIQISNPASDGVHGLQTVTMTNSGAPHTGATIVQYAGQSPDGAQQFFVPRSQVVVQAATGDMPAYQIRTPTTTLPQGVVMATSPGTLHSPQQLTEEATRKRELRLMKNREAAKECRRRKKEYIKCLERRVAVLEVQNKKLIEELETLKDISSSKTD, from the exons ATGACCATGGAAATGGTTGTATCACAACAGGATGACAGTGCAGTGGATTCTGTGCCAGAGAGAGATACTGGTCTCCTTCAGAATCAGCCAGGCCAAAGTCAGATTTCCCCAGGATCTGAG GTTTCTGTAGCTGCATCAAGTGCTGGAAGAGGATCTCCAGCTGTATCTCTAGTGCATTTGCCTTCTGATCAAACTGTTCATGTCCAGGGTGTCCTTCAAGCCATACACCCCTCAGTCATTCAGTCACCACACATGCAAGATGTTCAG GTAGCATCGATTGCAGATGAATCTGCAGAATCAGAAGGGATAACTGATTCTCAGAAACGTAGGGAAATACTTTCAAGAAGGCCTTCATACCG AAAAATTTTGAATGAACTCTCATCGGATGCTGCTGTAGTACCAAAGattgaagaagaagaaaagtcagAAGATGAAGGAGTGCCTTTGGGAATTTCTGCAATGCCCATGCCAACCAGCCTGTATCATACTAACACAGGACAATACT TTACTATAACTCAGGGTGGTACAATCCAGATTTCTAATCCAGCCTCTGATGGTGTCCATGGACTACAGACAGTAACAATGACAAATTCAGGAGCTCCTCACACAGGTGCTACCATTGTTCAATATGCAGGACAATCACCTGATGGCGCACAACAGTTTTTTGTTCCCAGAAGCCAAGTTGTTGTTCAAG CTGCCACTGGAGACATGCCAGCTTACCAGATTCGAACCCCAACTACTACCTTACCTCAGGGAGTGGTAATGGCAACCTCACCAGGGACTTTGCATAGCCCTCAGCAATTGACAGAAGAGGCAACACGCAAGAGAGAGCTGAGACTGATGAAAAATAG ggaagctgctaaagAATGTCGACGTCGGAAGAAAGAGTACATAAAATGTCTGGAGAGGCGTGTTGCAGTGCTAGAAGTTCAGAACAAGAAACTTATAGAGGAGCTTGAAACCCTAAAAGACATTTCCTCTTCCAAAACAGattag
- the CREM gene encoding cAMP-responsive element modulator isoform X9 produces MLSSGRGTAESCVQKLIMAVTGDETAATGDMPAYQIRTPTTTLPQGVVMATSPGTLHSPQQLTEEATRKRELRLMKNREAARECRRKKKEYVKCLENRVAVLENQNKTLIEELKALKDLYCHKAE; encoded by the exons ATGCTGAGCTCTGGTAGAGGAACAGCAGAATCGTGTGTGCAGAAGCTGATCATGGCTGTAACAGGAGATGAAACAG CTGCCACTGGAGACATGCCAGCTTACCAGATTCGAACCCCAACTACTACCTTACCTCAGGGAGTGGTAATGGCAACCTCACCAGGGACTTTGCATAGCCCTCAGCAATTGACAGAAGAGGCAACACGCAAGAGAGAGCTGAGACTGATGAAAAATAG GGAAGCTGCCAGAGAATGTcgcagaaagaagaaagaatatgtCAAATGTCTTGAAAATCGTGTGGCTGTGCttgaaaaccaaaacaagactCTCATTGAGGAACTCAAGGCCCTCAAAGATCTTTATTGTCATAAGGCAGAATAA
- the CREM gene encoding cAMP-responsive element modulator isoform X1, whose protein sequence is MTMEMVVSQQDDSAVDSVPERDTGLLQNQPGQSQISPGSEVSVAASSAGRGSPAVSLVHLPSDQTVHVQGVLQAIHPSVIQSPHMQDVQVASIADESAESEGITDSQKRREILSRRPSYRKILNELSSDAAVVPKIEEEEKSEDEGVPLGISAMPMPTSLYHTNTGQYFTITQGGTIQISNPASDGVHGLQTVTMTNSGAPHTGATIVQYAGQSPDGAQQFFVPRSQVVVQAATGDMPAYQIRTPTTTLPQGVVMATSPGTLHSPQQLTEEATRKRELRLMKNREAARECRRKKKEYVKCLENRVAVLENQNKTLIEELKALKDLYCHKAE, encoded by the exons ATGACCATGGAAATGGTTGTATCACAACAGGATGACAGTGCAGTGGATTCTGTGCCAGAGAGAGATACTGGTCTCCTTCAGAATCAGCCAGGCCAAAGTCAGATTTCCCCAGGATCTGAG GTTTCTGTAGCTGCATCAAGTGCTGGAAGAGGATCTCCAGCTGTATCTCTAGTGCATTTGCCTTCTGATCAAACTGTTCATGTCCAGGGTGTCCTTCAAGCCATACACCCCTCAGTCATTCAGTCACCACACATGCAAGATGTTCAG GTAGCATCGATTGCAGATGAATCTGCAGAATCAGAAGGGATAACTGATTCTCAGAAACGTAGGGAAATACTTTCAAGAAGGCCTTCATACCG AAAAATTTTGAATGAACTCTCATCGGATGCTGCTGTAGTACCAAAGattgaagaagaagaaaagtcagAAGATGAAGGAGTGCCTTTGGGAATTTCTGCAATGCCCATGCCAACCAGCCTGTATCATACTAACACAGGACAATACT TTACTATAACTCAGGGTGGTACAATCCAGATTTCTAATCCAGCCTCTGATGGTGTCCATGGACTACAGACAGTAACAATGACAAATTCAGGAGCTCCTCACACAGGTGCTACCATTGTTCAATATGCAGGACAATCACCTGATGGCGCACAACAGTTTTTTGTTCCCAGAAGCCAAGTTGTTGTTCAAG CTGCCACTGGAGACATGCCAGCTTACCAGATTCGAACCCCAACTACTACCTTACCTCAGGGAGTGGTAATGGCAACCTCACCAGGGACTTTGCATAGCCCTCAGCAATTGACAGAAGAGGCAACACGCAAGAGAGAGCTGAGACTGATGAAAAATAG GGAAGCTGCCAGAGAATGTcgcagaaagaagaaagaatatgtCAAATGTCTTGAAAATCGTGTGGCTGTGCttgaaaaccaaaacaagactCTCATTGAGGAACTCAAGGCCCTCAAAGATCTTTATTGTCATAAGGCAGAATAA
- the CREM gene encoding cAMP-responsive element modulator isoform X10, whose translation MLSSGRGTAESCVQKLIMAVTGDETAATGDMPAYQIRTPTTTLPQGVVMATSPGTLHSPQQLTEEATRKRELRLMKNREAAKECRRRKKEYIKCLERRVAVLEVQNKKLIEELETLKDISSSKTD comes from the exons ATGCTGAGCTCTGGTAGAGGAACAGCAGAATCGTGTGTGCAGAAGCTGATCATGGCTGTAACAGGAGATGAAACAG CTGCCACTGGAGACATGCCAGCTTACCAGATTCGAACCCCAACTACTACCTTACCTCAGGGAGTGGTAATGGCAACCTCACCAGGGACTTTGCATAGCCCTCAGCAATTGACAGAAGAGGCAACACGCAAGAGAGAGCTGAGACTGATGAAAAATAG ggaagctgctaaagAATGTCGACGTCGGAAGAAAGAGTACATAAAATGTCTGGAGAGGCGTGTTGCAGTGCTAGAAGTTCAGAACAAGAAACTTATAGAGGAGCTTGAAACCCTAAAAGACATTTCCTCTTCCAAAACAGattag
- the CREM gene encoding cAMP-responsive element modulator isoform X8, whose amino-acid sequence MTNSGAPHTGATIVQYAGQSPDGAQQFFVPRSQVVVQAATGDMPAYQIRTPTTTLPQGVVMATSPGTLHSPQQLTEEATRKRELRLMKNREAARECRRKKKEYVKCLENRVAVLENQNKTLIEELKALKDLYCHKAE is encoded by the exons ATGACAAATTCAGGAGCTCCTCACACAGGTGCTACCATTGTTCAATATGCAGGACAATCACCTGATGGCGCACAACAGTTTTTTGTTCCCAGAAGCCAAGTTGTTGTTCAAG CTGCCACTGGAGACATGCCAGCTTACCAGATTCGAACCCCAACTACTACCTTACCTCAGGGAGTGGTAATGGCAACCTCACCAGGGACTTTGCATAGCCCTCAGCAATTGACAGAAGAGGCAACACGCAAGAGAGAGCTGAGACTGATGAAAAATAG GGAAGCTGCCAGAGAATGTcgcagaaagaagaaagaatatgtCAAATGTCTTGAAAATCGTGTGGCTGTGCttgaaaaccaaaacaagactCTCATTGAGGAACTCAAGGCCCTCAAAGATCTTTATTGTCATAAGGCAGAATAA
- the CREM gene encoding cAMP-responsive element modulator isoform X4, whose protein sequence is MTMEMVVSQQDDSAVDSVPERDTGLLQNQPGQSQISPGSEVASIADESAESEGITDSQKRREILSRRPSYRKILNELSSDAAVVPKIEEEEKSEDEGVPLGISAMPMPTSLYHTNTGQYFTITQGGTIQISNPASDGVHGLQTVTMTNSGAPHTGATIVQYAGQSPDGAQQFFVPRSQVVVQAATGDMPAYQIRTPTTTLPQGVVMATSPGTLHSPQQLTEEATRKRELRLMKNREAARECRRKKKEYVKCLENRVAVLENQNKTLIEELKALKDLYCHKAE, encoded by the exons ATGACCATGGAAATGGTTGTATCACAACAGGATGACAGTGCAGTGGATTCTGTGCCAGAGAGAGATACTGGTCTCCTTCAGAATCAGCCAGGCCAAAGTCAGATTTCCCCAGGATCTGAG GTAGCATCGATTGCAGATGAATCTGCAGAATCAGAAGGGATAACTGATTCTCAGAAACGTAGGGAAATACTTTCAAGAAGGCCTTCATACCG AAAAATTTTGAATGAACTCTCATCGGATGCTGCTGTAGTACCAAAGattgaagaagaagaaaagtcagAAGATGAAGGAGTGCCTTTGGGAATTTCTGCAATGCCCATGCCAACCAGCCTGTATCATACTAACACAGGACAATACT TTACTATAACTCAGGGTGGTACAATCCAGATTTCTAATCCAGCCTCTGATGGTGTCCATGGACTACAGACAGTAACAATGACAAATTCAGGAGCTCCTCACACAGGTGCTACCATTGTTCAATATGCAGGACAATCACCTGATGGCGCACAACAGTTTTTTGTTCCCAGAAGCCAAGTTGTTGTTCAAG CTGCCACTGGAGACATGCCAGCTTACCAGATTCGAACCCCAACTACTACCTTACCTCAGGGAGTGGTAATGGCAACCTCACCAGGGACTTTGCATAGCCCTCAGCAATTGACAGAAGAGGCAACACGCAAGAGAGAGCTGAGACTGATGAAAAATAG GGAAGCTGCCAGAGAATGTcgcagaaagaagaaagaatatgtCAAATGTCTTGAAAATCGTGTGGCTGTGCttgaaaaccaaaacaagactCTCATTGAGGAACTCAAGGCCCTCAAAGATCTTTATTGTCATAAGGCAGAATAA
- the CREM gene encoding cAMP-responsive element modulator isoform X7 produces MTMEMVVSQQDDSAVDSVPERDTGLLQNQPGQSQISPGSEVSVAASSAGRGSPAVSLVHLPSDQTVHVQGVLQAIHPSVIQSPHMQDVQVASIADESAESEGITDSQKRREILSRRPSYRKILNELSSDAAVVPKIEEEEKSEDEGVPLGISAMPMPTSLYHTNTGQYSATGDMPAYQIRTPTTTLPQGVVMATSPGTLHSPQQLTEEATRKRELRLMKNREAAKECRRRKKEYIKCLERRVAVLEVQNKKLIEELETLKDISSSKTD; encoded by the exons ATGACCATGGAAATGGTTGTATCACAACAGGATGACAGTGCAGTGGATTCTGTGCCAGAGAGAGATACTGGTCTCCTTCAGAATCAGCCAGGCCAAAGTCAGATTTCCCCAGGATCTGAG GTTTCTGTAGCTGCATCAAGTGCTGGAAGAGGATCTCCAGCTGTATCTCTAGTGCATTTGCCTTCTGATCAAACTGTTCATGTCCAGGGTGTCCTTCAAGCCATACACCCCTCAGTCATTCAGTCACCACACATGCAAGATGTTCAG GTAGCATCGATTGCAGATGAATCTGCAGAATCAGAAGGGATAACTGATTCTCAGAAACGTAGGGAAATACTTTCAAGAAGGCCTTCATACCG AAAAATTTTGAATGAACTCTCATCGGATGCTGCTGTAGTACCAAAGattgaagaagaagaaaagtcagAAGATGAAGGAGTGCCTTTGGGAATTTCTGCAATGCCCATGCCAACCAGCCTGTATCATACTAACACAGGACAATACT CTGCCACTGGAGACATGCCAGCTTACCAGATTCGAACCCCAACTACTACCTTACCTCAGGGAGTGGTAATGGCAACCTCACCAGGGACTTTGCATAGCCCTCAGCAATTGACAGAAGAGGCAACACGCAAGAGAGAGCTGAGACTGATGAAAAATAG ggaagctgctaaagAATGTCGACGTCGGAAGAAAGAGTACATAAAATGTCTGGAGAGGCGTGTTGCAGTGCTAGAAGTTCAGAACAAGAAACTTATAGAGGAGCTTGAAACCCTAAAAGACATTTCCTCTTCCAAAACAGattag